One genomic segment of Octopus sinensis linkage group LG22, ASM634580v1, whole genome shotgun sequence includes these proteins:
- the LOC115223313 gene encoding multifunctional methyltransferase subunit TRM112-like protein, with product MKLLTHNMLTSTIIKGVLKGYPLGITAKKLEIKEAEFNKEFICRMISKVDWSALYSAVTDVGHPDCIPQTLVEDFESNDEFLKKVHHALMEIEIEEGELICPETGRKFTIKNGIPNMLLNEDEV from the exons ATGAAGTTGCTCACCCACAACATGTTAACCTCTACAATTATTAAAGGGGTACTGAAAGGCTACCCGCTGGGTATTACA GCAAAGAAGTTAGAAATCAAAGAAGCAGAATTCAACAAAGAATTCATTTGTCGAATGATTTCCAAAGTCGATTGGTCTGCTCTGTATTCAGCCGTTACTGAT GTTGGTCATCCAGATTGTATTCCTCAGACTCTTGTTGAAGACTTTGAAAGCAATGATGAATTTTTGAAGAAAGTCCATCACGCTCTAATGGAG aTTGAGATTGAAGAAGGAGAATTGATTTGTCCTGAGACTGGCAGAAAATTTACTATCAAGAACGGAATACCCAATATGTTATTAAATGAAGATGAGGTGTGA